Part of the Solanum pennellii chromosome 10, SPENNV200 genome is shown below.
atctttttttctttctttattatgacatcttttattttttattctaagcTATGTTCAAACACAATGTCCCACTGAGTCTTTAAcgcatattttattttattctccaTGTTTAGTCCATTACATAgttatcatcattagtattattttatgtgGTAACCCTCCttttctttattaaattaaGCAATAATTATGTCACGATGGAATCAAATcaatcaaattataattaacaattgAGTACGAAacattaaatcaaataaagaaaaagattcaCCAACTAATAGAATCCAGGacaacttttttctcttttttctaattttaattattaattactagtaatattttaagatgCACCAAACTAATATATAATTCCTCTCGAaagaatattcatattaatttattaacattttttttaaatttaacgtttttaaaaacaaataggAGTTTCGTAGTAATAATTTGCACCGTTTTACCTGAAGTCAAAGTTTTCTTGAAGTAATTTTACGATTTGATTTActttttatgaatattatatttaattatttttttcgttataaatcatttataacaattTGGTATTTAGTACCAATTAATCTCGTTAATTTAAATTCACAAATAATCTAACAAGTGAagcaaaatttttatatttgggtAGCTTTGATTAATGTCTACAAGTGAGTATATGTTTCTCAAAGCACcaaattaaagaattgaactatagataagtattttaaaattagggATATAAAATGAGGCGTTTACTTAACACAAAATGAGGAATAGGttcaaaatgatattttaatataataaaataatataatagcataaaattatcaaaatatagaTTTTAAATTACATCAATTCTAACATCTTTTAACTTCAATGTAATAAAAAGAATCATAGTTCTTAAATTATATCACTATTAACTATGCAACCTACCTcctcaaaagaaaataattaataaacattGTTAGTAACATTGCTTCTTCAtgaataaaaatacttttacattagcaaaataataaaatattatattcaaaaacataaaaatcaattcaagaaAACACACAATTTGTATTTCACTTATTTCtattactttataaattttttattttttttaatgtattcaaGCTGCATATTAATGTAACCAAGTTAGTATTTGATGTATCCGGGCCAGCATTTAATGTATCTGAGTTACATATTATGTATCATAACTAGTTTTTATTGTATCCGaactacatattaatgtattcgagACAATATTTAGAGTGTgattggtatgaaggaaaacattttctggaaaatatttttcaattttctcatgtttggttgagataaaagttttggaaaatgttttccaaatcaactcattttcctcaaaattaaggataacgacttcccttcaaaaattaagaaaacatttCCGAAACTCTCCTTCAactttaaattacattttttttttggaaaaaacaacaatttaaaaaaaatcatttctaaatttttttttatccgaTTCCTgacccccacccacccaccNNNNNNNNNNNNNNNNNNNNNNNNNNNNNNNNNNNNNNNNNNNNNNNNNNNNNNNNNNNNNNNNNNNNNNNNNNNNNNNNNNNNNNNNNNNNNNNNNNNNNNNNNNNNNNNNNNNNNNNNNNNNNNNNNNNNNNNNNNNNNNNNNNNNNNNNNNNNNNNNNNNNNNNNNNNNNNNNNNNNNNNNNNNNNNNNNNNNNNNNNNNNNNNNNNNNNNNNNNNNNNNNNNNNNNNNNNNNNNNNNNNNNNNNNNNNNNNNNNNNNNNNNNNNNNNNNNNNNNNNNNNNNNNNNNNNNNNNNNNNNNNNNNNNNNNNNNNNNNNNNNNNNNNNNNNNNNNNNNNNNNNNNNNNNNNNNNNNNNNNNNNNNNNNNNNNNNNNNNNNNNNNNNNNNNNNNNNNNNNNNNNNNNNNNNNNNNNNNNNNNNNNNNNNNNNNNNNNNNNNNNNNNNNNNNNNNNNNNNNNNNNNNNNNNNNNNNNNNNNNNNNNNNNNNNNNNNNNNNNNNNNNNNNNNNNNNNNNNNNNNNNNNNNNNNNNNNNNNNNNNNNNNNNNNNNNNNNNNNNNNNNNNNNNNNNNNNNNNNNNNNNNNNNNNNNNNNNNNNNNNNNNNNNNNNNNNNNNNNNNNNNNNNNNNNNNNNNNNNNNNNNNNNNNNNNNNNNNNNNNNNNNNNNNNNNNNNNNNNNNNNNNNNNNNNNNNNNNNNNNNNNNNNNNNNNNNNNNNNNNNNNNNNNNNNNNNNNNNNNNNNNNNNNNNNNNNNNNNNNNNNNNNNNNNNNNNNNNNNNNNNNNNNNNNNNNNNNNNNNNNNNNNNNNNNNNNNNNNNNNNNNNNNNNNNNNNNNNNNNNNNNNNNNNNNNNNNNNNNNNNNNNNNNNNNNNNNNNNNNNNNNNNNNNNNNNNNNNNNNNNNNNNNNNNNNNNNNNNNNNNNNNNNNNNNNNNNNNNNNNNNNNNNNNNNNNNNNNNNNNNNNNNNNNNNNNNNNNNNNNNNNNNNNNNNNNNNNNNNNNNNNNNNNNNNNNNNNNNNNNNNNNNNNNNNNNNNNNNNNNNNNNNNNNNNNNNNNNttttgaagggaagtcattttccttaattttgaggaaaatgagttgatttggaaaacattttccaaaacttttgccccaaccaaacatgagaaaattggaaaacattttccagaaaatgttttccttcataccaaacacactcttaatGTATTatgagctacatattaatgtttCTGAGCTTCAATTATTGtattcacctttttatttaAGGAACTAATGTAATTaataacttattaaaaatatattataatatcatattaaaactatgagatttatataatttacacATAATCAATATTAATTGAAGAGATAAAATCCAACTAATGTTTGAGTTTTACTTTTAAACACTAATTTTAGGTACTTGATTCACATAAATCTGGTACCAATATATATGTTCCATTCTACCGAGTCTATTGCCCATAGTCTATGCTGAGGCTGGATCCAAAATGACAGAAAAGATTGAATTCGAAATttcaaaatgacaaaaaattagAGATAAAGTCAAAGAGGTTAGCGTTTGGTTAtagatatttaaatatttttgctaaATATTATTTCGATGAAAATTTGAGTAAAATTTCACTATGTGTTTGGTcataatatttagaaaatatatttcacttttttttaataaatatgctcataagttttaaaaattatgaaaattaatcGTAGGTTTGTATTACATAGCAAGATAGAAACGTTGACGTAACAAGATTCATGACTTCCACAACAAGTCAAATGAATCTTCTTTGCAACAAATAACAAGTAGTGTCCATGAAATTAGGACAATGTGATAGTTCggagtgagtgcaacaaacATGATTTCATACTTTGTAAAGTAGACGAAACACATGACTTTATTATCCTAAACTAATTGTTCATCCTTTCATCAACAACCTTATCATCACTTTTATATTCAcatagggctcgtttgaccatgtGATATGGTGTCATGATATGACATCATAATATGGAATTATtagatgaaattgaagttatgttTTGACATGCgatattaaatttttgtgttgTATACTTTTTCATAAGCATAAGAATCACATAAgttataaaactattaaaatagccTCAATTGTTTATCCGATCTTACCaaatagataaatatttataaaatcacataataaattattacaaaactATTTGTTATCCATTAAGTAACTATTTCGTCTAACTTTAATGCACCAatctttaattcaataaaaataaattaaacataaacTGTAGTATACTAGTCTTTAATACATCCTCCACATAGTACGGATAATTCCCTCATGTTGAATTGACATTTCTCGATTATATGACCGAGAAGACGAACCAACAATGTTACTTTGAGTTagtaataaatacaaaatggtAGAAGTAATAAATTAGGTGTTGAAGTAAATGAAGAGAACAAATTTATTAGTCAACAATCGGTTGATTGAGTTAAAGAAACTATATATTGGTGAGAGTAATAAATTTTATGCCGGAgagaataaaaaatttacaaaagtaATGAtgtcattataaattttatttatatatgaaataaatggttagtagatataaatatgaggtttttttaattaacaaaatataaacgtGTGGATCAATTTTCGTACTAAAAgtatctcaaatcatgatatagaattctcatatcataatttttgaagaatataaaatcacatcacacgatatgaaattaatttaaaatcacatATTCAAACGCTAATTATATCTCATAAATTTATACTGTAATATAATATCTCATAATCAAACacttatttaatatttcatcattattttgatgtttactaaaaaaaaaaaatgtaataaggTGTCAACTTTATTTTAGATGAAGGCACAGAAAACCTTGCACCTTTCTTATTACTTGGGTTCCTCTCATTTTGTGaaccttactttttttttttaaaaaaataattattataatcagaaaatttggtcaaaatttgaccaaagataattttttaatgtaattttatttctaaaaaatatttttatccttttaatttatatttcttttaactaAAAGAtacaaaacaaattattttatgttaaaattaaaaaaattataatttttatttttctaatcaaattatgatcaaattttctgATCATTtagcttttttcttttttttttataaattcctagttattttgccgttttggaattttgtctcaattttcattttcttttttataatattgtattttagTGCCACGTAAAAAAAAGGTAAGAAAAAGGTAAATCTAATAGACGCAACCAAAGTGTCTATTTTGTAAGTACCAAAAAAACGTGCAAATGCATAGGGTTAATATAGTACATTCACATAACCAAGGACCATTtggtcataaaaaaatataaaatttgaaaacataaataaatatatactagtACTAAGTTTTGTTtccaaaatgaattttttttatatggaaaGTGAAGTTATATATTTAGCTATGAAtctcaactattttttttttataaaaaataaaaattagatctccaacacaatattttacaaaaaattatatcgaaatataaatttcaaaatctaatcccgtaaaatattacaaaaatactTATTCGTGTCCAAAGAATAGCTAAAAAAGATCCAATCTTGGGTGGGGGGGTGGGGGGATGGGGAAGTTTCCAAAATGATGTGAAATTTCTACTCTGTATTGGGACAGCAAAACAGAGTAGTTTTCGGGAAAGATCCAATCTGGGGGTGGGGTGTGGGGGGCTATGGggtagtatatataatataaatagatacaaaataacaattattttcCTGAAAACTatcattattaaatatttttcaggTTCTTCTAAACCTGGGTTTTGTTCATATTAAAGTGAAAAGAGAAGTGGggaaaaagcaaaaaataataaactttacTCAGATTTTAGCTCTCTGAGAGACGGTTATTGGTTAGTTCTTAGTCTTTTTCTGTTTCTTTTAAGGGTTCAAGTTGTTATGATGAATAAACTCATGTTTACATATTCTAAACGTATACGTTGTGTATTTGCATTTTAGACATTTTGTGAGGTTTCTTGATTATCTGGTTAATGACTTGccatatttttgttgttttgctGGATACCATCAagtttattttgttgaaatttctGGTTCTTGGAGTTTGGGGGTGAAAAAAAGGAATCTTTTGGTTCTTGGGAGGtagctgtttttttttttggcagtTATGGGATTTCTGAAATGAGTTTGAAGTTTTGAGCTTTGTTGTTTTCTTTGTGTATCCGAAGTTTGTCCGGGAGGAGGGTCTCTCGGAAACAGTCTTTCTAGGTTGTTTTAGACCCCATTTGTGGGATTACGCGGggttttttgttgttgtacttTGTGAATCTGAAAACCCCTTTTATACCTGCAATACCTTATATTCACAGTTCTTGTAGAAAATTGTTATCAGTTGTCTTTTATTGCTGTGTCAACTAACTTGAATATAGCATTTTGGATTTGATAATAATTGGAGCTTCCTTTCGTAATCGTGCAGAAAGGGAGCTAAACTGTTGGAGAAGTTGAGTGCTACTTGTcaaagatttgaacttttttgaatttttgaactGTAAGCTAGATAAAAGTGCAATCTTTTGGAATTGTTTGGTTTCTGGGATCTTTCTGAACAAGAACATCAGAACCTTCAAGACTGGAAAGGGAAAGTTTTCGCGACTTTGGATTGGTAGAGTTTCGCCTTTGAGGGAAGCTGTTAGTAGGTAGAAAAGATGGATAGGGTGTCGAGGATTCTTTTTAGTGTTCTGACAGAACCGCAACGAGGAGGACAATCTTTCATCACGTCGATTAAGATTGCTGTTTTACCGATTGCGAAAGTGTTTACACTATGCTTCTTGGGATTTTTGATGGCCTCTAAGTATGTCAATATTCTTCCAGCAAATGGACGGAAGCTTTTAAATGGGGTCAGTACTTTTTTATATGATAAGTCTTGTTTAAGAATAATCTCCACTGACTGTTCATTGTTCAATCCTGAAATAGGAATTAGCTTGATGGAGTCCTCAAATATCTTTCTGATAGATGTTATGAAGttatcaatttcaatttttcttaataTGGATTGTAACATAATCATCAATTCAGTTTTACGTGAGATGCGACATGTTTGCAGTCCCTAATGGCAAAAGTAGTAAGATTTAGCTTTTGTGTATCTCTAATAGATACTATGACACGGTTTCATGCAGTTAGTGTTTTCACTTTTGCTGCCATGCTTGATATTCTCTCAACTTGGACAAGCCATTACGTATGAGAAATTGCTTCAGTGGTAAGGATTACATTTGATTCGTGCTTATTTTGTACTGCAGTGCCCATTCTATACTATTTTCAACTGATGTTCTTCACTGTATCAGGTGGTTCATCCCTGTTAACATTGTTTTGGCCACCATATTTGGTTCTATTATTGGTTTAATTGTTGCTACGATAGTCCGTCCACCATACCCTTATTTCAAGTTTACCATTATACAGATTGGCATTGGTAAGTGTTCCATTTATAGCTAGCTTCATAGTTATGAATCACTTATTTTCTGAAATCTGTTTGATTTTCTATACAATGCAAATTACAGTATCTTAAACAGTGAAACTTCTCTATATAGCGGTATGAGTTGACTTAACTTGATAGGTGGAATATAAGTTGAATTATTCAGTTAGTTCTTCAATGTTTCCTTATTACAACAACTGTGGCTGCTACGCGTCACACGTGGCATTGTTAAAACATGCCAAACATGGAGTATCTTATTGTGTTTAGCATGTCTGATAGCTCATTTATCACTTTGAATTTTACATGAAAGCGCATTTTAACTCTTAACTATCTATTCTATTTAATGACTTGGCATCTGGAGTCCACTGCCAGATTCGTTAGCTCATGTTTTTTCCATTTCTGTGTTATGCAGGGAACATAGGAAATGTTCCACTTGTTCTGATAGCTGCGTTATGTCGTGACCCATCAAATCCTTTTGGTGACTCTGAGATATGTGCACGAGATGGAAATGCATACATCTCCTTTGGACAGTGGGTATGTAAGAGTTCAGAGTTAATGTTTTCGTATTCAGTGTCAACCGTTtagataaatataattttttagcaCTTTGTATGTTTTACCGCTACTGTTTGTTTTTGCATTGGCCCAACTTAAAATTCTGATTTTGCCTTACTGCTTGACTAGCCAATGGTAATTCCTTTCCACTCTGGTTTTTCTGTTTAAAACCCCCCATCCTCTCGCCTCctgactaaaaaataaaaagcgCAGCCTCTGCATGGAAATCCGGCACCTAATACAGAATTTTACATGAAACTTGAAAATGTAGAGAAGTATCTGCTAACCTCTTTGAACTTCAAAAATTGCTTTAGCTAATAAAAGTACTATTTGATAAATGTGTGTAGGTTGGTGCAATTATCCTCTACACCTTTGTATTCCAGATGCTCTCACCTCCTCCTGAAGGTTCCTTCGATGTTGAAGATGCAAACCTTCCTATCAAGGTTCCTAACAAAGAAAGATTGCCGAGTCATCCATCAGGTAGTTCTGCAGAGCAAGTTCCATTACTTGCAACAAATGTTGCACCAGCCGACTCTAGTAGTTCAAATAAAGAAAAGGTGAGAGACGTTCTATGCTTAGATTATTTGCGTCTTTACTCATAGTTTGAGGTGTCATGAGGTAGAAATAGTAATCCCTTTAATAGTATTCTATAATACTGGTGTCTGACTGCTCATCACTTTGCTTACAGGTTAAAAAGTTCTTTAAATTTCTCTATGAGACACTGAAGCTCAAGCAACTTATTCAACCTCCCATTATAGCTTCTGTAAGTTCAATAATCTTGGGATGGATCCATATATGCAGTTTCATTGACCTGCGTGCTCTATCTTATAAATGCTACACtgagataaattatataatgaatcATCTCTCTCCTGCAGAATGCTTTATCCTGTGGTTTTTTAGTACGCAAACTTCCATTCAGACTATTTTGTCAACTGATGTTATGTCACTTGTGCTTGATAAGgctttatatttcattttaggcAATGCTTTCTCTCGGGATTTTAAGGAATATAAGAGATATTATGACCTTATCTGAACTATGAGTTCTTACTCCTTTGTCAATCAAACTCATTACATATGGCTTTCCCGAGTTGATATATTAAGACTTTCCTTTGAATTGCCAACCTGCTGATGTGTTAATCTCGTACGTTTATACGGTTGCTGTGGACATTTGTTCGAGTAATTTTGAGATATCAAGAGCAAAATACTCTGCATAAATGTTTCAACTGTTCTTCAACCTATTAAAAAAAACTGTTCTTCAGATTAAAAGACTTGAGTTGTGGGATATTTTGGGGGCCAAGGAGAAGGTGGCATGCATAGTTCACTTATATAGCTGTCTATTAGAGCACTTCTTTTAGTAGATTGTCAATTAGAACAACTATTGTGACAGTTGCTAAATTGTGTGTTCTCTCAACAGATCATAGCGATTATCATAGGATGTGTGCCGGTCCTGAAACGCCTCATCTTTACTTCTGATGCTCCACTTTACTTCTTCACTGACAGCTGTTTAATTCTTGGGTAAGTTTTATTCCATTGTGGAATAAGTTAAAGATCAGCATAAATACCATTCAGCATATGTAAAATATTATCCTTTCCAGTTACTGAAATAGATGAGACATGTCACCTAATGGTCCTGCAGCACGCCGCCTTAAATTGCAGTGGTGGAGCCAGGATTTTTACTCAGGGGTTCAGAATCTGAAGAAGTAAATATACGAACTAGTCGAAGAGGGTTTGATATCtactatataaaaaatgattttaatcatgtataaatGGTATAATTTTTGCGAAGGGGGTTCATCTGAACCCCTGACTACAGGCTGGCTCCACCCTGCTTAAGAGTCTGCCTTTGGATTTCTTATGTCAGTACATGATACATATTCCTTTTGTGATAGCGTACATCAGCATATATTGCTAAAGAATTGGATTCGCGTATctgcttttatttatttctgtTGTAATAGAATATTTTGACTTGGCTGAATTGACATATGCAATAATACTATTCTTCCAGTCTACTGGTGAAAATGTTTTCATATGTAAATGTTGATTAAATGTTGTCCTATTTCTTGTTATCAGGGATGCCATGATTCCCTGCATATTGTTGGCCTTAGGAGGCAATCTCGTTGATGGTAAGTAACAATTCTTTGTTTCCTTTGAACTTTATTTTTCGTCATTTTTTTGTGGTAAATCTTGTTATTCACCGAGTATGTTTAATTCGTAGGTGCTCCCATTTACTGCCTTGATATTTGAATCTCTGCAGGACCAGGACCTGGAAGTTCAAAAATTGGTCTTAAGACAACTGTTGCTATTGTGTTTGCACGGTTGTGTTTGGTTCCTCCAACTGGACTCAGTATTGTCATGTTAGCTGATAAGCTTGGCTTCCTTCCTGCTGATGATAAAATGTTCAGATtcgttcttcttcttcagtatTCAATGCCCACATCCATACTTGCTGGTAAATTACCTTCCATAACATGTCAGACATACGACTTCCAATGGGAAATGACTCTGCCATAGACACATTTTCATCTTTTACTTTATCCTCTGTGTATTTGAAATgtatgttttgataaaaattttacgCTGGACAGGTGCGGTTGCCAACTTGAGAGGGTGTGGGAAGGAGGCAGCTTCAATCTTGTTTTGGGTTCATATATTTGCTGTGATCTCTATGGCTGGATGGATCATCCTCTACCTCAACATACTCTTTTAAGTTGTTAGGATCAATACTGTTGCTACAGAGAGGTAAAAACGAGATATCGGATGGGAAGCTTTTTATTCTTGTCGAAAAGCTGATCATTGTTTGTAATCAGAGGGAGAGAGGATGTATCGATTATACGTAGGAATTGTATATCTACTACATCTATCTGTTCTTGGTTTCTTCTATTATATACCAAGCTTATGCTACTTTGAAACTGGCTTATGTCAAAGGAGCATTTGGTGAAAGACAAAAGATGAGGCTTTATGTTCATGTGAATAAGAATAAGTAAATGGGATTGTTTGTGGCACTTTTAAGCAGAATACAACTTCTTCTGAGTTTATCAGAAAAATCAGTACTCCttaaaagaatgaacaaaaatcACGTTGATGAGATGAGTGAATTTCGTATAAGATTTAGATAATTTTTCTCCTCTTGAGCTATCTTTTGAAATGTGAGTTAGGCTTAAGACTTAATTTGACATGATATCAGAGGACTCGTCTCACTCGATCTATGCACTAGGTTCACTCAATGTTGAGTCTCGAAAAATCAAGCTCACGCGTTAGATGCTAAGCGCTGAGCTCACTTAAAGTTGGAGTCTCCAAAAATTAAATTGTCCACGCATCAAATGCTAAATACGGGACGACAAAAATTTCACATTGGTAATTAATGAGACAGTGAAACGCTTAATGGTTCAACACTAACTTCTTATtatttgaaatgaataaaataatgcTACAAAAATCtctatttaattttcaaaaatctcttacatatattataaaaaatctaTCGGTAGATTTGACATAGAACTTTTTTTTAGGAGTTGTAATGAgcaataaaaacaatttttttcaatgttAATTAACTATCTAAACTTTAATATgcataattaaaaagaaaatctctTTTTTAATGGAATAGTTAAGATTTACGTAattaataactttaaaatgctTCATAGTGTCAACTTAAAAGGAGGAAAGTTAGTTAGAGACGTTATACGcacattctttttcttcactaTTTGATCCAAATcccatttttgacttttttttttttcaaatatttcttcaagtttttttgacaaatttgaagAAATGGCTTACAGAAGGAAGCAGGGGATCAGCCGATCCTCCACTTTTCAGGAAGAAAGCATTTTCCGTTCACCGGCGG
Proteins encoded:
- the LOC107002671 gene encoding protein PIN-LIKES 6, whose translation is MDRVSRILFSVLTEPQRGGQSFITSIKIAVLPIAKVFTLCFLGFLMASKYVNILPANGRKLLNGLVFSLLLPCLIFSQLGQAITYEKLLQWWFIPVNIVLATIFGSIIGLIVATIVRPPYPYFKFTIIQIGIGNIGNVPLVLIAALCRDPSNPFGDSEICARDGNAYISFGQWVGAIILYTFVFQMLSPPPEGSFDVEDANLPIKVPNKERLPSHPSGSSAEQVPLLATNVAPADSSSSNKEKVKKFFKFLYETLKLKQLIQPPIIASIIAIIIGCVPVLKRLIFTSDAPLYFFTDSCLILGDAMIPCILLALGGNLVDGPGPGSSKIGLKTTVAIVFARLCLVPPTGLSIVMLADKLGFLPADDKMFRFVLLLQYSMPTSILAGAVANLRGCGKEAASILFWVHIFAVISMAGWIILYLNILF